In one window of Synechococcus sp. M16CYN DNA:
- a CDS encoding CBS domain-containing protein has product MFLQLTKVADVMTQPVLSVRAETSLQDAVQIISDHHISGLPVVNANGALVGELSEKDLMVRESGIDAGPYIMLLDSVIYLRNPLNWDKQVHQVLGTTVGELMQHDTHSCSGELELPKAALMLHNRGTQRLFVLDASKRLVGVLTRGDVVRAIASQQSN; this is encoded by the coding sequence ATGTTCTTGCAGCTGACGAAGGTCGCCGACGTAATGACCCAACCCGTTCTCAGTGTTAGAGCCGAAACCTCGCTACAGGATGCGGTGCAGATAATTAGTGACCACCATATAAGCGGTCTTCCGGTAGTGAATGCCAATGGAGCATTGGTCGGTGAGTTGAGTGAAAAAGATTTGATGGTGCGAGAAAGCGGGATCGACGCTGGTCCGTACATAATGCTGTTAGATAGTGTGATCTATCTACGCAATCCGCTCAACTGGGATAAACAAGTGCACCAAGTACTCGGAACTACAGTTGGCGAACTGATGCAACATGACACCCATAGTTGCTCTGGGGAATTAGAATTACCAAAAGCAGCACTAATGCTGCATAACAGGGGCACGCAGCGTCTGTTTGTTCTCGACGCATCGAAACGATTGGTTGGTGTGCTCACACGAGGAGATGTAGTACGTGCTATCGCCTCCCAACAGTCTAACTAA
- a CDS encoding CDP-alcohol phosphatidyltransferase family protein, protein MHSAPLSLFLRSLADILTLARAIAGFPLIIALQQGWIVGAWWLLLLASLSDAADGWLVRRAGGGTSWGARLDPLTDKVLLLAPLLWLATSETFPLWAIWTLLARELLISGWRAEANDGAPASTSGKVKTTLQFISLLLLLWPPTWFGQPTLVALGWWLFWLSWILALISAADYLKPR, encoded by the coding sequence ATGCATTCTGCGCCGTTGTCTCTTTTCCTGCGTTCACTAGCCGATATTCTTACTTTGGCCAGGGCCATTGCTGGATTTCCCCTGATTATCGCACTACAACAGGGGTGGATCGTGGGGGCCTGGTGGCTGTTGTTGTTAGCGAGTTTGAGCGATGCCGCTGACGGCTGGTTGGTCCGCCGCGCCGGTGGTGGTACTAGTTGGGGGGCCAGGCTTGATCCCCTCACCGATAAGGTATTGCTATTGGCGCCACTTCTTTGGTTGGCAACCAGCGAGACCTTCCCACTCTGGGCGATATGGACACTTTTAGCCCGTGAACTTTTGATTTCTGGATGGCGTGCTGAAGCCAATGATGGTGCACCGGCGTCAACCAGTGGAAAGGTTAAAACAACACTTCAGTTTATCAGCTTATTGTTGCTGCTCTGGCCGCCTACGTGGTTTGGTCAACCAACACTAGTTGCGTTAGGGTGGTGGCTGTTTTGGTTATCATGGATACTGGCCTTGATATCTGCCGCCGATTATCTCAAACCCCGATGA
- a CDS encoding NAD-dependent epimerase/dehydratase family protein, with protein sequence MQILVMGGTRFVGRPLVAKLLNQGHALTLFTRGIHPVPAGVENLNGDRSNSQGLAALRGRNFDVIVDSSGRTLDDSRRVLMVTGVPKHRFVYVSSAGVYAASSQWPLNEDSPTDPKSRHAGKADTEAWLRAEGIPFTSFRPTYIYGPGNYNPIERWFFDRIVYAQPVPLPGDGSTITQLGHVDDLAEAMARCIDVEAATNRIYNCSGKRGVTFKGLVRLAALTCGKDPNGVELRPFNPSSLDSKARKAFPLRLNHFFTDVSRAERELAWKPRFDLAAGLLDSYTKDYALTPKSTPDFSPDASLIGV encoded by the coding sequence ATGCAAATTTTGGTGATGGGAGGAACCCGATTTGTCGGCAGGCCTTTGGTGGCGAAGCTACTAAACCAGGGCCATGCGCTCACCCTATTTACTCGCGGAATACATCCAGTTCCCGCAGGCGTCGAGAATCTCAATGGTGACCGCAGCAATAGTCAGGGGCTCGCCGCACTTCGAGGCCGTAACTTCGATGTGATAGTTGACAGTTCTGGTCGAACACTGGACGATAGCCGTCGAGTTCTTATGGTTACCGGCGTTCCCAAGCATCGCTTTGTGTATGTGAGTTCAGCCGGGGTCTACGCCGCATCAAGCCAATGGCCACTAAATGAAGACAGCCCTACGGATCCCAAAAGCCGTCACGCTGGCAAAGCGGATACTGAAGCTTGGCTACGGGCTGAAGGTATTCCTTTCACGAGCTTTCGGCCTACTTACATCTATGGGCCGGGAAACTACAATCCAATTGAGCGTTGGTTTTTCGATCGAATTGTCTACGCCCAGCCGGTACCCCTACCCGGCGATGGTTCCACAATTACCCAACTAGGCCACGTTGACGATCTTGCGGAGGCAATGGCTCGCTGCATCGATGTGGAAGCAGCCACCAACCGCATCTATAACTGCTCAGGGAAGCGTGGTGTCACATTTAAAGGCCTGGTTCGGCTGGCCGCTCTGACCTGTGGAAAGGATCCTAATGGTGTTGAACTACGGCCTTTCAATCCCTCTAGCTTAGACTCAAAAGCGCGCAAAGCGTTTCCGCTGCGATTGAACCATTTCTTCACGGATGTCAGTCGCGCCGAGAGAGAGCTTGCCTGGAAGCCACGCTTCGACCTTGCAGCCGGTCTGCTCGACAGTTACACTAAAGATTACGCCTTGACGCCTAAGTCAACACCCGACTTTAGCCCTGACGCTAGCCTCATCGGGGTTTGA